The Diorhabda carinulata isolate Delta chromosome 4, icDioCari1.1, whole genome shotgun sequence genomic interval CATTTAACCTCATTTGAGGCACATTAAGGACCTTCCTAGAATCTTAGAATATTCAACTCTGTAAAAGTCTCCATAACGTCTTTTGCATAAAGAGCAGTTGCCATATTTGGCACAAAATTTCCTTCGggatactttttttttttcatgaactgcattaatctagatctaacacattatttttcatatattttggcggTTACTGAATTTCCAGAAGGATATATTTATGCTGAAAAACGACCAACCATACCAATAGTTTCGAGTTAAACTTTTTGTGTAGAGTGTTCATGAAATCGTTTTTATCCAGTTTTGAGCTGCCATTAATTGGTTCGATTTCTCTGTCAAATATGTCGAACTGCAGTTTGCCTATTATTCagtttatacatatatatgacAAATATTACAAGTGCGTGAGGTGATGATATATTGCGCACGAGTTTAGAAAAGGAAAAGCACAAACATAGCGAGTGCCTTTCTCGCAACGAGTACGCAAAAGTACTTGACTCACGAgtatcatacaatattttatctctgaccatattaaaaaatacttttccttAATTATATAATACGTATCGTCCGCTTAATTCCAGCATCTCGCAACtcacaaatagaaaattttactaTGCTAAGAGAAgctaaaaaatgatataaaactaATTCTGATATGGACATTATGCGAAAAAATTGGTTGAATGGGAAATGtagagaataatttattataaacagaattttaaacatatatttgagagaaaaattcACAACTCAAGTTACATTAAAATCAACATTTCCAGTGAATTTTGgacaattgtttttattcttgattattacagttggtaatttttttactcTCACTGTAACCTCGTTACTCAAACATTATGACGTTATAGTTTCTATTTTTGAGGTGTAAGGCGCTCCACAAGTGTCTGTTTGGGCTCTGGCTCCTCCAGTACTCTGGGCATATCTTTAAGCTTTCGACTTTCgacattaaacatttttttggacgttccttttttggttgagataattttttgcgACAGTAGAAGATTTTCACCCGCCGTGTCGTTTAATTGCTAATATCTACACCCGAATTGAGGAGTAGAGAAGTAAATGATCGTCTAAAACAGTGACCAGGGTAGTCCTTGGGGAAACTTCCCAATCTGGTTAACACCAACAGGTTGTTtggtacatttattttttatttttgcgaTATGTATTAAAtcaatgtttaaatttaaatttttggtgGTTTTCAACGGGACTATAACATTGACGATTTCCATCAACATTTACTTGACTTTTCCAAGAAATATGTAATAAGAACATTTTCCgtctaatttttgatttttcagtgCCATACCAATCCAAAAAATCACCATATGACATAcatatttcttttgaattttctggAAACATGGTTTCAGCTACATTGCACACAATCTCTGCAATTTTAGGAGTGCAATAATATGCTTCTTCCATGTCTATATAGCTTAACaatcattgttttattaataaaaatttgaaaaatattttgcaaattgaCTTGGtaaatatacaaagaaaaaatagtattatcccatttaaaaaatattgtactttTCCCACTCTTTTGGATGTTATATTGAAACTTCAATTTAAATTGCATTGTACTTTTTAGCACGCTTTGAGACGTACgtataatttgtaatttcacgtaagaaagagagaaatgctttattgtcggagaattgttacaatttttagtcaaaagtttgtaaaaactaaagaaagaacataaaaaataacaatagatatatatacaaaagaaaacctcaatgagtaacaaaattataggtaatagaaatgggtaataattagtatataagtccatagcaaaaatcaaaccagtatgcagcattcctggtattaaatattattattagaatagaagtcgtttacagagtagaaggcacattccagtaaatataccttcaaattattgcagaaTGCGGGAAAGACGATATCGGTTTGTTCAATTGGCAACTGATTGTGCATTTTTCTGCATTAtgaaatattgagcctttaactaatacTAAACGTGGAAGGTCGAGCTCCGCGTTCCATAGTGGATAGTCGTGCagcaacgacctttctgaaattggagaagagtgcttacgaattaggcaaacggattaaAGGATGAATGAGGAATAAAGAATCAGAATTCTCAATCTtctaaagaagtccctgcagtgagcgtTGCTCTTGAGTTCGAGTAAATATCAAACAGCTCTCTTTTGCAGTGCAGGGAAgtgcatatcggagatgcgactcaataaggagatgataaactgttaaggaggggGATAAGTCCAGTTCATTGGAAATTGATCTCAGCgaaaaacaggaggaacttaattttttagataagatGGAAAAATGTAACTATTTCTTCTTATTGTCTACAATAAGCCCTAAGAATGTTCAGATTCAACAACGTCAATGGTAGTGTTATTTAATGTAGCCCTATGatgatgtcgtttataaacagaagaaacaaaatagagccTAGttctgagccttggggcactccacattctattggcttgcaagaagacatcgttgtattaACCCTTAAAAGCTGACTTCTGTttgtaaggtatgacttaaactaTGCGAGtggtgttcccctgaaactgtagtactgcaatttaaaatattatgattaacaccaTCGAAAGCATTAGAAgaatcacaaaaaattgttgcagtggaatgatggctgtttaggctaaaGTACACATTATTAAGGAGGGAGAATATGGcatcatttgttacttaaaaattctaattgatgggtagtaagtattttatatctaaatagaaatgataaaaggCTGTTTTTGACCAACTTTCTATGATCTTAaataacgtgggaaggagtgGAGTTGGgtgataattcgatgcttgattttcaTCTCCTCTTTTATGGAGACTTATAATTATAGCCATCTTAAGGCAATTAGGAAAAGTAACATTtcaaatgaaacgttaattttattcatttaaatgcTTAACTTTAATGGTGGTCGTAGATAAAGATATTTTCAAGTGAccctatatatttaaaaactaacCCGACAGAAATTAGGTCAGCGAACAATTGTCGAATGTAAATGTTAAGCATCGAAAAACAATTGCACTTTCAAAACCCATCATGACTAACAACCCTCTCTTGTCTCTCGTCATTCTTACCCACCCGTCGAGCCGACCATCAGAGGTGCTcaaatctataaataaaaagagcGAAAATGAGCGCCTGCAGAGCAAAGATCGATTGAATTATtcaatgtaaattatttttcaatacaataaaTCTTTTGTCATTGAGTTCGGATTGTTTAGGTATGgaacaataattaattgttaaaaattaatgatgaaTGATGACTATTGgaataggaaatgttgaaaagtTACTTGCAAGGGTCACGAGTTTGTTAATTACTGCTGATTAGTATCTCTGTGTCAGAAATAAGattaaatggaaaatggaaTTTCAACGGACCACATGCGTTgcaattattttcaactatcCACAGAAAAAGTTTGTTTTGCATGAGTTTTCTGTCtcatttatgaataaataataataaaattttactttctaATGGTTCCCGACAAGCAAATATTCTTCTATATAGTCAAAGAATACCAATTGTAtatattaacaatttacaaCCAGTAACAAAAGTTTTGCCGAAGCATTGTCGTCTCAACTCGGACACCTGAAGATACCAGATGCTGCTACATGAGGACGGGCTCCATTCACATTCACTCTAAATGTTAAATACTTCAAAGCTCTTTATCTAGAgcatattaaatataaaaatgaagtgcTTAGAGAGCTTGAGCTATATCACATCATCAACTTCTTGTAAAGGGTGAGTTTGATGATGGAATATTGAAAGAGACTCAAAAATTGCATTAGTTTATAGAATGAATTTCATGTCTCTTATCGTTAATTTCGTGATTGGACATTCTTTTTGATCAAGAAAGTTTTGAAGTTTTATATGTCAATGGGATCCTAGAGTGAAAAGATATACCAgctcttgaaaaaattatccttCCACTATAATCTATAAAACTTGTTCTCTttcgagaatttttttaatcagcAAATAGCTTTCTATGGTTGTACCATGGttgatttatattcgaaaaagCTGAAAATACAGTTCCACTAAACTTTCCTTCAactttttttcgattaaaaCCATTGCATAAATCTACTAAGCAGAGAGAAACTGTTGTTTTTAAGTACGCTCAGTACTGCTAAGGAACCAAGAGATGGCGCTGAAACGGGAACTCGTATTGTCTATCTAAACGATGTGTTGATTTAATGTTCCGTTTCGATTTCTTCTCTAttccattttattcaaattggaATGTTGTCATAATAATATCTCATGGCATactgatattattaaaaaaatagataaaaataatatctacaaattttgttattaggTGATTCTCTTTCCTTTCCAGTTGATTAATTTTAGTGAATTATAGTTAAATATCGTACATTAACGACTCCTAACCTTTTAAATATGTAGACTATAagaccaaaaatttttttattttctttgaaagaaGAGTTTCTTGAAGAATAATGTATGGTAGAAGTgttaaaagtgattttattttgtccATGGAGTTAATAAACGTGTTACGCTCGTTTCCTAATCATCTCTATTCTCAAAACCAAATCTTCCTTTTAACAGTTGTATCACAAATGAATTTTAACACGTTTCTACGTTGGTTGTCATTAAAAGTTCCATTTTTAAAGCCAGttctacaaaaaacaatttttttatactattccCATCATATATATGCCTCATATCGAAATTTATTGATTGTAACAATGTTTGTTACATCGAATttaacttattatttatttttaatttaaagaaTGTCTTAAAATATCTTCCAAGATTCACCCGTTCTATTATCTCATTTCCGCTAACCGAGAGTGTGACATAGTTGCAATTAGTGACCTAAACGGCTGATCTCCGCACCCTCGCCTGACCATTCACGGGACAAACGTTCAGACGTGATCTAGACAAACATTGGAATTTGTACCTTTTCATTACCCTCAAGTGTTCGGTGTTCaacttctttttctatttttgtttcatttgttccTATCGTTCCGATACATTTAACAGCAATTTGGCAATTTGTTCGCGTGAGGACAACTCggaattttttcaattcgatGGCggatataaattttgaaagcttgaaaatatatgaaatatgataaCATGAAATATTAAGAACGTTTGTAAttccagaagaaaaaaataattaactccAATTCAGTAGctttagaataaaaattgaattaaaactgattctgaaaatatttattgaaatgataTTCCAATctgttgatataaaattatattcccAGTACTATGTATCCATTATTAACCTTCAGCTTCACCTTCTCCTTCACCACCTTCTTCACCACCTCCTTCTCCACCTTCTTCGCCTCCTTCGCCTCCTTCGCCAGCATCAGGTGCGTCACCACCTTTAACTGCTAGCGCAGCTATCAGAGCTGCCCCAATCCCACTACCATCTTCAGATAACATCACTTTACATGTATATGGATCTGGTGGAAGAAGCTCTGAAACTTGCTGCATTATAATATTGTGAAAATGCGGATGGTTTTTATATAGGGTACCATCAATACCAACAGTTGTTTGAGGGGACTGCATTTTTCTGATTAAAGTCGTAATCAAACAAGACACTAATACAGCAGCTCTTCTAGAAAAACATTGACACAAATATTTTAGATCATTATAATCTTGTTCGGTGGCATCCGTCATCCCTAAACTATCACAAATTTCTTTTACTTTAGTGAAATTACCCGGTGGATCTGattctatctcagaaacgaacTTAGTTTCAAATTTATCAGGGGTATTGAAATCATCTGAGAGTGTACCACCGAACATGATACCTTCGTTAGTGAATCTAACAGCTGCTAATCTAACAAGTTCTCCTAAATACATCCCTGATATCATTTTTTCGTGTAATTGTTTACCAGGATTGATTGATTTGGCGTCAACATCTATATCGTATTGTGTTCTACAAAAATCTAAAGCACCATCATCACCGAACGCACCAGattctaaatttattataaccACACCAGAACCTTTGTCTGGTTCGTCAAATAATTCAGCATTAGATTGCTTCTCTACGTAGCAACCATTGGTACCAGTACCGACTATGAGACCTATTTTACAATTCGGATCTTTGAAGGCGCATGCCATTAACGTACCAGTAGTATCGTTGACAACAGCTGCTACGTTTATCGTAACATCTCCACGTCGGGCGATAGCTTCTTCTAAAAGTTGAACCACGTCATTACCTATCACTCCATCGCAGCTAAATCCTTTAGTCCACCGTTCGAGGATGCCTACCTTAAGACCTTTCTGTTCTAATGGAAAACTGAAGGTGAATCCTAAGGGAAGATTATCGTTGTTTACTCCCTTTTCTGTAGTATACTCTGATAAACATGTGGCTATGAAATCGAATAATTCTTCACCGGGTCCTGTCATAGTCTCCTGTGGTATACTGTATATTTTCTGATCCATTGTGTAAGATTTGTTCGCGAGCTCTACCAAAAGGACTCTGAAATTACTTCCACCTAGATCTAAAGCAAGGTATTTTCCTGTTTCCGATCCATCGGGTAAATTCTGAACGTAAGTTGGGAAACATTTTACTATAGAAGTAGGATGTGTATCCATTTTCAATCCCCTCTCAATATTGTCTAAAAATGATTTCATATATGTTTGCATTTGATCTTGGGTTATAATCAGCTCTGtacatttttctatcaattctTTTCGTGCTGGTATAACTTCAATACTGCGGAGACTTGGTGGATTGCAAACTACGCTTTTGCAAGTGGCcattggaatttagaaaatttatatatacagaaattttggaaatcttcacatatcacaattttttttgacacTTATGTCATCTTGAAACCATAGTCTACTTCACAGTTAGTACGGTCACAGATTAACCATACAATTTgagattttgtaaataatacGAATAAGGAAATTCAAGCTCAAATGCTTTTTGAATATTGAGCTACTACAATTTAAGTAAGTCTTCCAGAAAAAGAGTGATGTCATTGTAGTATCCACAGTGGAAATGTGGAAGTTCTGCTTATTCTGATTTTTTAGTGAAAAACACAGAAAATGGAACTGGAGCCGAAATGATAGTGAGAATTATATTTCAGGTGCAGCATATTGTATCACTCTTGAGattatatttgcaaaaatgAATGTACGCTGTTGATTGGTAAGTCAAAAATGACACATACTCATAATCTGATTATCTCGTGACATCCAAAACCTTTCAAAAGTTGAAATATGTTTGACGTGTACGATGACAACACAACAAAGATGTTTCAAGaatatatcttcaaatttaatagattgttgaagaagaaattaatggaaataaaagaagaaaactaaGTTTACAATATAGAGAATGAAATATAAGCAGTaagtttgaatatatttataataatcacAGCAAATAATGAAAGATGTAGGAAATTGGAGACAAAAACCTTGAAGTTAAAATAGTGGTAAATCTTCAAACATGGTATGGAGAATACCAGATGTGAACCCAGATGTGAagcaaaaatgaagaaaagcAAGTACAAGAGTGGTTCGAATGGTGCCTACCGTGCGGAGATGcatgtggatattgatcttgaacttttGTAGGCTGAAGTGTTaaggaaagacgtgccttggtaacTGATCCCataggcttgcacttctccaaaggaaAGATTCCGGATAACCGACGTTCTGGGGGTCTGCAagcgaactcggtgttcataAGCCACGTCTGGCTGTCGAGTAAGTCTTGCAAATATtgctcggaagagcatctgcACCCTCAGCATATTCTTGGGAACCGAGTACCAAATGAGCGAACAATATTCCAGAGATGGACGAGTCTGGGCCTTgaagaggattagaagctgctGTAGAATATATAGCTTGTTGTTTATAGAAACAGCTCgaaatttttgtgaaactgCCTTAACAACGAGCTCTCAACCTCAAGACAAGCATTTTGCGATGATGGTGGTATTTCATATCCAGATAGGACCAGATCCTGAGCTGCAGGGCTAACCTCCTTTGTAAAAAtagatcggtattgatggtggtgatTTGTTCCTACCTGCCGATTTGGGTGCCAGCTGAAGGTTGGGGCGATTTTGCAGTTTTGTCGGTGTACAGAAGAAAGAGAGTAAGTGATAAGGGGAATACCAACACCTCATAATTTCCTGACGTATATTCATCGATAGCGACATGGATTGATTGGTCTTCTAGAAAGCTAGTTAGTTAATAAATGAGGACGACAAACTGAGTGCCAAACCATGATAAAGCCTTCGATATGTCAATTGCGATTGCTCGGAATTCCCCATATTTCTCAATATCCTCAGTCCATACGTTGGTTACATATGCTGAGAGGTCCCTGGTTGATCTATGCTTACGAAAGATATAATGATGGTAGTCGATGACGTTCGCAGACTTAAGATTGATTGCTTAACGATTTTCTTCGTGACCTTGACACTAGCTGGGAATAAAGCAATCGGACTGTAGTTGTCGGGAACcatcttttatcttttttttttgtcatttgttTGAACTTGAGCAAGTTTCCGATCTACAAGGAAGAGACCTACCAaccgaacaaaaaaaattaatctttggATAAATTATGAATCatttgttattgaaatgaaactCATGGAACTCATATATTAACCTAAAAACCTCTTGGCTTCAATCTAATTACAtaagaaatattcaaacaaCCACCCCAAAAAACTGGTAAATTCATTAATACTAAATTATGTATCCAGGTTGTGGAAAGTAGCAAAAGTAGTGATGAAACCCAAACCAATTAAtacattacaaaaaataatatcgcATAAGcccaattattgataaaaaagaaatatagttACAGATAAATTCTGTATATATAAGTGTTGTATAAAGGactcatcaaaaaaataatacctaaATCCAAACATTCCAGTGAAAcgtaatgaaaaatatgataaatactACCTATTATATTTGGAATAGTGACCCACTTCTTGAAAGTTGATAATTTCAACCAGCCACAACAGCTAGGTAGAGGCCATTCATctctttttaaactttttaagTTAGCTCAATAGCTCGATGTCAATATAAAGCAAAGTACGTGATAAGGTTAATTATTGTCTGAAGGAACAACGACTGAGTAAGACTCTTAGTTCTATAAGTATATTAAGTTGGAATAAGATTAACTTAATTTCTCGATATGTTTGATTTATCTAAAGCAAGTGGCTCAAATTTGtaaacaacatattttcaaaactaggCACAAAGGATTTCGGAGAATGTACCATTGGAATTTTCGGGCTTgatgtttcgatttttttttatgtactaTACCAGTTAGAGGTCGCTTCTAATAGAATGATTAAACAGAatataaaaacacaattaattATATACCATCGATGTTATCGCCTGACCCCAGGTGTCTTGTGACTGGATGCATCAAATAATGATCTTCATCTCTTTATCATGGGCGTATCACataatttattcattgatataattgttcaattttttcgtAGTTTGCATTGTTATTAGTATGTAATTATACCCGGTGTATACGGAAATACAGACGCAAATCATTGGTAGTCGAAAGTTTGGGCGACTCACGTTAAATAAGTTGACCTTTTTATTTAGGTGAATCTATTATCACATATCAATGTCAAAAATTGTTAGACTCTCTGTTATTAATTCGTTGTTGTATTTTTCCATTGTAATGAAATACATTACCTACATGGAAAGAGGCTTTTTAGTACAAAATATCTATTAATTACTTCATGTATAGGacttttttacatatttttaggTAAAACTTCCTCTTTTGATTAGCATAAATGCCGGTTTGGTTACTTAACTActttatattctaatttaattcTTTGAAAGAatcgaaataattgaattcgtTAGCATTTACCGGGCTAGAGAACAAATATTAATTCTTCTGGGAAGGATTTATCATATTGTACCCAATTTAAAGGTTCAAGAATACTGATTCCCTCTAATCCCTGCTCAAAACATTTTCTGGGTATTTAGTATAGTCTTCAcagagccatcttatttttctaaccttttaAACTAAACGTAGATTTTTCCTAAAACAGTAAAGTGTAGTAGAGAGATTTTAAACAATTAACATGTGTTTGATTACTTCTCCCAGAATCATAGAAAGCATCACAGCAAACTCAAAAGTGATTCTTTTCCAATTTGCccataatttgttaaaaaaactgtaattcTGGAAAATtcttactataaatattttcgcTCCTTGCTGAAAACGTCTAG includes:
- the LOC130892418 gene encoding hexokinase type 2-like, producing MATCKSVVCNPPSLRSIEVIPARKELIEKCTELIITQDQMQTYMKSFLDNIERGLKMDTHPTSIVKCFPTYVQNLPDGSETGKYLALDLGGSNFRVLLVELANKSYTMDQKIYSIPQETMTGPGEELFDFIATCLSEYTTEKGVNNDNLPLGFTFSFPLEQKGLKVGILERWTKGFSCDGVIGNDVVQLLEEAIARRGDVTINVAAVVNDTTGTLMACAFKDPNCKIGLIVGTGTNGCYVEKQSNAELFDEPDKGSGVVIINLESGAFGDDGALDFCRTQYDIDVDAKSINPGKQLHEKMISGMYLGELVRLAAVRFTNEGIMFGGTLSDDFNTPDKFETKFVSEIESDPPGNFTKVKEICDSLGMTDATEQDYNDLKYLCQCFSRRAAVLVSCLITTLIRKMQSPQTTVGIDGTLYKNHPHFHNIIMQQVSELLPPDPYTCKVMLSEDGSGIGAALIAALAVKGGDAPDAGEGGEGGEEGGEGGGEEGGEGEGEAEG